The following DNA comes from Novosphingobium sp. THN1.
ATCAGGACGAAGGTCTGGTCGAAGCGCTGCGATGTGAGCGCTGCAATCCCGAGGAAGTTGCGCCGGGTTTCGTAAAGGCCCTCACGCCATTCGCGCAAACTGTCCGCATCGGCCCCGTTGAAGTCCGAGCGGGCGTTCACGGCCATGTCGATGAAGCGCATGGTCATGGTGGTGACGAGGTCGACCGCCACGATTTCGGAAAGGTCATTCAATTCCTGAGCCGAGATGCCAAACTCGGCGGCGGCACTCACCGTGATGATCTTGTAGACGGGAACGCTTGCCATGCCGAGCAGCTGAATCTCGGCCGGAGTGAGCGCAGCGCCGGGATCGCGCACCTTGCGCGCCATGCTCTCGATGAGGGTGCGGACGCGCGCCTTGATCGCCGCATTGGGGCCGATGACCATCTGCGTTTCTGTCGGGCGCATGCACGCGGCGCTGTCACTGCCGCAGGTGAGGACCTTATGCGGGCTCGATGCGGTGCCATCGAGCATGGCGCTGATCAGCGCAGCATCGGCAGGACCAATGAACTGGACCCGCGGCTTGCCGTCGTTTCCGGCCGGATCGTAGATGACGGTGCCGACCAGCGTCATCAGGAATTCGCGAAACTGCGTGTCGAACCCGCCGTATTTGTGGGAGAGCGCCTTCCAGGTGTAGTTGTTGGGCATGCCGGCAAGCTCGCCCATGGCGGGATCGGAGTTTGC
Coding sequences within:
- a CDS encoding conjugal transfer protein TraH, which translates into the protein MPASAGVEGEMSSFMSEMGAAANVTGPSAYRGQSAGYYSMGSVWSRFPQKNIQPFNLQLPHARAGCGGIDLFSGSFSFINTAELVAMMKATANNALGFAFKLAIDTISPEIGKVMDELAQKVQQMNQMNIASCETAQALVGGLWPTSDTASSVVCEAIANSQGAVADWARARQQCNNGGQRESFKAANSDPAMGELAGMPNNYTWKALSHKYGGFDTQFREFLMTLVGTVIYDPAGNDGKPRVQFIGPADAALISAMLDGTASSPHKVLTCGSDSAACMRPTETQMVIGPNAAIKARVRTLIESMARKVRDPGAALTPAEIQLLGMASVPVYKIITVSAAAEFGISAQELNDLSEIVAVDLVTTMTMRFIDMAVNARSDFNGADADSLREWREGLYETRRNFLGIAALTSQRFDQTFVLIQRTQMLEKTLRSQLTPQMAAALRFSRSLGTQVQ